The following is a genomic window from Candidatus Aminicenantes bacterium.
CATCAAGACCTGGTACCGGCGCTCCACCGTCATTCCGGAAATGGTCGGCATGACCATGGCGGTCCACAACGGCAGGAAATTCATCCCGATTTACATCACCAAGAACATGGTGGGATTGAAACTCGGCGA
Proteins encoded in this region:
- the rpsS gene encoding 30S ribosomal protein S19, with the translated sequence MGRSLKKGVYIDAKLLKKVIETRNSGKKEIIKTWYRRSTVIPEMVGMTMAVHNGRKFIPIYITKNMVGLKLG